From the genome of Cytobacillus firmus, one region includes:
- the dsdA gene encoding D-serine ammonia-lyase, with product MKTVQDWIKEYPLIGELVDVEEVFWTNPKKKPFQTEVKKLPLNENDVKDAEERLMRFAPYIAKVFPETRENNGIIESPIVSIPAMREKLSQMYEHPLEGEFLLKCDSHLPISGSIKARGGIYEVLKHAETLAIQHGLLSVADDYSILDKENFRNFFSEYSIAVGSTGNLGLSIGIMSAKLGFKVTVHMSADAKEWKKDLLKSKGVTVVEHKEDYSKAVEEGRKQADRDPKCYFIDDENSRDLFLGYAVAASRLKKQLEDLNVTVDENHPLFVYLPCGVGGGPGGVAFGLKLMYQDHVHCFFAEPTHSPCMLLGLVTGMHDKVSVQDFGIDNITSADGLAVGRPSGFVGQTIEPLLSGSYTVSDHELFKLLSTLADTENIRLEPSALAGVIGPVKLSTEKQGKEYVQNHNLKDKMKNAVHLMWATGGSMVPKEIMEEYYIKGAEL from the coding sequence ATGAAAACGGTTCAAGATTGGATAAAAGAATATCCTTTAATAGGTGAGCTGGTAGATGTAGAGGAAGTATTTTGGACAAATCCGAAAAAGAAACCATTTCAAACAGAAGTTAAGAAGCTTCCGCTTAATGAAAATGATGTAAAAGATGCAGAGGAAAGGTTAATGCGTTTTGCTCCTTACATTGCAAAGGTTTTTCCAGAAACAAGGGAGAATAATGGAATCATTGAATCTCCTATTGTCTCCATCCCCGCGATGCGTGAAAAATTATCACAGATGTATGAACATCCATTAGAAGGGGAATTTTTGCTGAAATGTGACAGCCACCTTCCGATTTCAGGCTCCATTAAAGCGCGCGGCGGCATATATGAAGTGTTGAAACACGCAGAAACATTGGCGATCCAACATGGTTTATTATCAGTAGCGGATGATTATTCGATCCTTGATAAGGAGAATTTCAGAAACTTCTTTTCCGAATACTCCATTGCCGTCGGATCTACGGGCAATTTAGGGTTAAGTATTGGCATAATGAGTGCCAAATTAGGTTTTAAAGTCACGGTCCATATGTCTGCAGATGCAAAGGAATGGAAGAAAGATCTCCTTAAAAGCAAAGGAGTAACGGTGGTTGAACATAAGGAAGATTACAGCAAAGCGGTCGAAGAAGGGCGCAAACAAGCTGATCGTGATCCGAAATGCTATTTTATTGATGACGAGAACTCCCGCGATTTGTTTTTAGGATATGCAGTGGCAGCCAGTCGCTTAAAAAAACAATTAGAAGATTTGAATGTTACAGTAGATGAAAACCATCCGCTATTTGTTTACCTTCCATGCGGAGTAGGCGGCGGACCGGGGGGAGTCGCTTTTGGTTTAAAATTAATGTATCAAGATCATGTTCATTGCTTCTTTGCAGAACCTACTCATTCTCCATGTATGCTGCTGGGACTCGTAACAGGAATGCATGATAAAGTTTCGGTCCAAGATTTTGGAATTGACAACATCACATCAGCTGACGGCCTTGCCGTTGGGAGACCATCGGGATTCGTCGGTCAAACGATTGAGCCTTTGTTAAGCGGAAGTTATACCGTAAGTGATCATGAGTTATTTAAACTATTAAGCACATTGGCCGATACAGAAAACATTCGTCTTGAGCCTTCCGCATTGGCAGGCGTCATAGGTCCAGTAAAGTTATCGACTGAGAAGCAAGGGAAAGAATATGTTCAAAATCATAACTTAAAAGATAAAATGAAAAATGCTGTCCATCTCATGTGGGCGACCGGCGGAAGTATGGTTCCGAAAGAAATAATGGAAGAATATTATATAAAAGGTGCAGAACTATAA
- the cobK gene encoding precorrin-6A reductase: MILFLAGTSDARALAIQLKNQGYPLLATVVTESAADSLKAEGISYKVGRLTENDMIELIQMQEVTTVIDASHPYAEEASKTAMAAAKACSIPYIRYERPKEQFISPLITEAESYEEAAKLAQSHKGTIMLTTGSKTLEIFTNYLMRDEIRLVCRMLPNMGNMEKCQKLGVKQKDIIAIQGPFSESLNKALCEQYEVTLMITKESGKVGSVDEKMAAALEMGIPVILIKRPPLVYENFCTSFEEVTQKLGGLYTWQT, translated from the coding sequence ATGATTTTATTTTTAGCAGGCACAAGTGATGCGAGAGCATTAGCCATTCAATTGAAAAATCAAGGTTATCCCTTATTGGCAACCGTTGTCACAGAATCGGCAGCTGACAGCTTGAAAGCTGAAGGCATTTCTTATAAAGTGGGTCGGCTGACAGAAAATGACATGATTGAACTGATTCAGATGCAAGAGGTGACCACTGTGATTGATGCCAGTCATCCCTACGCGGAAGAAGCGTCAAAAACGGCCATGGCAGCAGCTAAAGCATGCAGCATTCCTTACATACGTTACGAAAGGCCAAAGGAACAGTTTATCTCACCGCTCATCACTGAAGCTGAAAGCTATGAGGAAGCAGCAAAATTGGCTCAATCGCATAAAGGGACAATCATGCTGACAACCGGCAGCAAAACGCTCGAAATCTTTACTAACTATTTGATGCGGGATGAGATCCGGCTTGTATGCAGGATGCTTCCAAATATGGGAAACATGGAAAAATGCCAAAAGCTTGGCGTTAAACAAAAGGACATTATTGCGATCCAGGGACCTTTTTCCGAATCATTAAACAAAGCTCTATGTGAGCAGTATGAAGTGACCCTGATGATTACGAAAGAAAGCGGCAAAGTGGGATCGGTGGATGAAAAAATGGCCGCTGCCCTGGAAATGGGGATTCCTGTTATTTTGATTAAGCGGCCGCCGCTTGTATATGAAAACTTCTGCACTTCTTTCGAAGAAGTGACTCAAAAATTGGGAGGGCTTTACACATGGCAAACATGA
- a CDS encoding MFS transporter, giving the protein MIPGSWRALVWIGLAELCALSLWFSASVIAPELIQVWNLSSSSEAWLSASVPIGFVIGALVSSYFGIADRFNPRKVLAVSAFLGALLNLLLILADQAFFGILLRILTGVSLAGVYPTAVKILSQWFPKKRGLAVGILIAALTLGSSLPHFIVIFSSSLNWQLVIICSSILALLAAIIVNWVLKDAPVTTKKLPFSFKLIKKVVSNKPVMLANYGYFGHMWELYAMWTWIPIFLTSSFTSYSPGVPPWFIALSSFMIIGIAGGIGCVAGGLVSDKIGRANLTIISMVISAICCILIGFTFGQSIWLTLLLSIIWGMSVIADSAQFSAAVSEVAEAEYVGTALTFQMCIGFLITIFSINLIPIIQRLVGWEWVFACLAIGPILGIVSMVQYKRHEFTNVKGTIGHFK; this is encoded by the coding sequence ATGATTCCAGGTTCATGGAGAGCGTTAGTATGGATTGGATTAGCTGAATTATGTGCATTAAGCTTATGGTTTAGTGCTTCGGTTATAGCCCCTGAACTAATTCAAGTATGGAATCTTAGCTCCAGCTCAGAAGCATGGCTGTCTGCTTCTGTCCCAATTGGCTTTGTAATAGGTGCATTAGTTAGTTCATATTTTGGGATAGCAGATCGTTTTAATCCCAGAAAGGTTCTTGCCGTTTCAGCGTTTCTGGGGGCACTATTGAATCTCTTGCTTATACTGGCAGATCAGGCTTTTTTCGGTATCCTGCTTAGGATATTAACCGGTGTATCACTCGCTGGTGTATACCCGACAGCTGTAAAAATTTTATCACAATGGTTTCCAAAAAAACGTGGGCTCGCTGTCGGTATCTTAATAGCCGCCTTAACGCTAGGGTCCTCTTTGCCACATTTTATTGTTATATTCTCTTCTTCTTTAAATTGGCAATTAGTGATTATTTGCAGTTCAATATTGGCTCTACTGGCAGCTATCATTGTCAATTGGGTTTTAAAAGATGCTCCAGTAACAACTAAAAAATTACCTTTTTCTTTTAAATTAATTAAAAAGGTAGTATCGAATAAACCCGTAATGCTTGCGAACTACGGCTATTTTGGTCATATGTGGGAATTGTATGCGATGTGGACGTGGATTCCTATCTTTTTGACCTCTAGTTTTACAAGCTATTCACCAGGGGTTCCTCCCTGGTTCATTGCATTGTCCTCTTTTATGATCATTGGAATTGCAGGGGGGATTGGCTGTGTAGCAGGCGGATTGGTCTCAGATAAAATTGGAAGAGCTAATCTAACGATTATTTCAATGGTTATCAGTGCCATTTGCTGTATCTTGATTGGTTTTACTTTTGGTCAATCTATTTGGTTAACCTTACTCCTTTCTATCATTTGGGGAATGTCTGTCATCGCAGATTCTGCCCAGTTTTCTGCCGCAGTTTCAGAAGTTGCAGAAGCTGAGTATGTAGGAACAGCCCTGACTTTTCAAATGTGTATTGGTTTCCTGATCACTATATTTTCTATAAATCTAATCCCTATTATTCAGAGGTTAGTTGGCTGGGAATGGGTCTTTGCCTGTTTAGCGATTGGACCGATACTTGGCATTGTATCTATGGTCCAGTATAAACGGCATGAATTTACTAATGTCAAAGGGACAATAGGTCATTTTAAATAA
- the guaC gene encoding GMP reductase: MENVFDYEDIQLIPAKCVVNSRSECDTTVTLGGRQFKLPVVPANMQTIIDEKIALYLAENNYFYIMHRFEPEKRRSFVEDMQAKGFYASISVGVKEEEYQFIEELAEAGLTPEFITIDIAHGHSNAVINMIQHIKKHLTESFVIAGNVGTPEAVRELENAGADATKVGIGPGKVCITKIKTGFGTGGWQLAALRWCAKAASKPIIADGGIRTHGDIAKSIRFGASMVMIGSLFAGHEESPGETINQDGKIVKEYFGSASEYQKGEKKNVEGKKMYVEHKGSLQDTLTEMEQDLQSSISYAGGTTLDSIRHVDYVIVKNSIFNGDKVY; encoded by the coding sequence ATGGAAAATGTATTTGATTATGAAGATATTCAGTTAATTCCTGCTAAATGTGTGGTTAACAGCCGTTCTGAGTGTGATACCACTGTGACACTAGGAGGTCGTCAATTTAAACTTCCTGTTGTGCCAGCCAATATGCAAACAATCATTGATGAAAAGATAGCCCTTTATCTTGCTGAAAATAATTATTTTTATATTATGCATCGCTTTGAGCCAGAAAAACGGCGGTCATTTGTAGAGGATATGCAAGCAAAAGGTTTCTACGCTTCAATTAGTGTTGGAGTGAAAGAAGAAGAATATCAATTCATTGAAGAGCTTGCAGAGGCAGGGCTTACCCCTGAATTCATAACGATCGACATTGCACATGGTCATTCAAATGCTGTCATTAATATGATTCAGCATATTAAAAAACACCTAACCGAGAGCTTTGTCATTGCTGGTAATGTTGGTACTCCTGAAGCTGTGCGAGAACTTGAGAATGCCGGTGCTGATGCGACAAAAGTTGGGATTGGTCCTGGTAAGGTATGCATCACAAAAATTAAAACAGGATTCGGGACTGGAGGCTGGCAGCTGGCAGCACTTCGTTGGTGTGCAAAGGCAGCAAGTAAACCGATTATTGCTGATGGCGGAATACGAACACACGGTGATATAGCCAAATCAATCCGTTTCGGTGCATCGATGGTCATGATTGGCTCCCTTTTTGCCGGACATGAAGAATCACCAGGAGAAACCATCAACCAAGATGGAAAGATTGTTAAAGAATATTTTGGCTCTGCTTCTGAATATCAAAAAGGTGAAAAGAAGAACGTAGAAGGTAAGAAAATGTACGTTGAGCATAAAGGTTCCTTACAAGATACTTTGACTGAAATGGAACAAGATCTCCAATCTTCTATTTCATATGCTGGTGGAACTACTTTAGACTCCATTCGTCACGTAGATTATGTTATTGTCAAAAACTCTATTTTTAATGGCGATAAAGTATATTAA
- the cobJ gene encoding precorrin-3B C(17)-methyltransferase, whose product MKKGKIFVVGFGPGDREHITKRAVDALQQSDCIIGYKTYVELIMPFVTASSIVSTGMTEEVSRAQDAVKRAEAGHIVSVISSGDSGVYGMAGLVYEVLIEMGWTEEEGIEVEIVPGISAINSCASLLGAPVMHDSCTISLSDHLTPWKVIEKRIEAAGMADFVIALYNPKSGRRTRQIVEAQRILLKYRSPDTPVGLVKSAYRENQNVILTTLAEMLDHDIGMLTTVVIGNSSTFFYDNKIITPRGYQRKYTLGEEKQTLKPHQRLKKEAEPWALNQETGEAQAGYEQIQRKRQESSSLDMAFKALSMVTKSEIDQTHLVQQPIEDIFEFAVSPGVANKFITADQMRVLAEAVGKKGTMEYTPDHRFLIKIPTGRPQSIVEKLEQHDLTVMPVGDVLNVKACDFCYGEKAESIPYAEEIAAELGGLKLPKELHIGFNGCGMACYRAVFDDIGIVYRKKKFDLFIGAKPVGRTAHAAQPVAEGIEPEQLVPLLKEIIEEYKENAHPNERLFKYFKRVKKIQYFTYQDMSSKIEVEPAPCGD is encoded by the coding sequence ATGAAAAAGGGGAAAATCTTTGTTGTCGGCTTTGGTCCGGGCGATCGTGAGCATATAACCAAACGGGCTGTAGATGCGCTGCAGCAGAGTGATTGTATTATTGGCTACAAAACTTACGTAGAGCTGATCATGCCATTCGTAACAGCAAGTTCGATTGTCAGCACAGGAATGACTGAAGAGGTATCCCGTGCGCAGGATGCAGTGAAAAGAGCTGAAGCCGGCCATATTGTTTCCGTGATCTCGAGCGGTGATTCAGGGGTATATGGCATGGCCGGCTTAGTGTATGAAGTGCTGATCGAAATGGGCTGGACGGAAGAAGAAGGAATCGAAGTGGAAATTGTTCCTGGCATCTCGGCGATTAATTCATGTGCGAGCTTACTGGGTGCACCTGTCATGCATGACTCCTGCACCATCAGTCTGAGTGACCATTTAACACCCTGGAAGGTGATCGAAAAGCGCATTGAAGCAGCCGGTATGGCGGATTTTGTCATTGCTTTATATAACCCGAAAAGCGGCCGGCGGACACGCCAGATTGTCGAGGCACAAAGGATTCTATTAAAATATCGATCTCCTGATACACCAGTGGGGCTGGTGAAAAGTGCTTACCGCGAAAATCAGAATGTCATTCTGACGACACTGGCGGAAATGCTTGATCATGATATTGGCATGCTGACAACAGTTGTGATCGGGAATTCCTCCACTTTCTTTTATGACAATAAAATCATTACACCAAGAGGCTATCAGCGCAAGTATACGCTTGGTGAAGAGAAGCAAACCTTAAAGCCGCATCAGCGTTTAAAAAAGGAAGCGGAGCCATGGGCATTAAATCAGGAAACCGGGGAAGCACAGGCCGGCTACGAGCAGATCCAGAGAAAAAGACAAGAATCCAGCTCTTTGGATATGGCATTTAAGGCATTATCGATGGTGACGAAATCGGAGATTGACCAAACACATTTGGTGCAGCAGCCAATCGAAGATATTTTTGAATTTGCGGTATCGCCTGGTGTTGCCAATAAATTTATTACAGCTGACCAAATGCGTGTACTGGCAGAAGCTGTTGGCAAGAAAGGCACCATGGAATATACACCGGATCACCGATTTTTAATCAAGATTCCAACCGGACGGCCTCAGTCGATTGTGGAAAAACTCGAACAGCATGATCTGACAGTCATGCCGGTAGGTGATGTTCTAAATGTAAAAGCCTGCGATTTTTGCTACGGGGAGAAGGCAGAATCCATTCCATATGCAGAGGAAATTGCAGCTGAACTTGGCGGCTTAAAGCTACCAAAGGAACTGCATATTGGCTTTAATGGCTGCGGTATGGCCTGTTATCGGGCGGTATTTGATGATATCGGCATTGTTTACCGCAAGAAGAAGTTTGATTTATTTATCGGGGCAAAGCCGGTTGGCCGTACAGCCCATGCTGCCCAGCCGGTGGCAGAGGGAATTGAGCCTGAACAGCTGGTGCCGTTATTAAAGGAGATTATCGAAGAATACAAAGAAAATGCGCATCCGAATGAACGGCTTTTTAAATATTTTAAGCGCGTGAAAAAAATTCAGTATTTTACCTATCAGGATATGAGCTCCAAGATCGAAGTAGAGCCGGCACCATGCGGGGATTAG
- a CDS encoding amino acid permease — translation MVEQEGQKNQLNRSMKRRHLFMLSLGGVIGTGLFLNAGYTINQAGAGGALIGYLFGGIILYLVMVCLGELAVYMPVTGSFQTYASKFISPSAGFSLGWMYFIGSATTAGVEFTAAGILMKRWFPDISVWVWCAIFILLLFALNALTTRGFAEAEYWFSGIKVVAVIFFIIIGFSAILGIIPLADRPAPYMEHLAPKGLFPAGIAIVFVTMMNVIFSYQGSELIGIAAGESEEPQKNIPRAIRNVLFRIIIFYIASIIILSAIFPTQELGILESPFVTLMDLAGIPFAPDIMNFVILTAILSVGNSCIYASTRLLWAMAHDGMAPRVFGKLSKRKVPFTALVFTMIFSLLSLLTSVFAAETVFVLLMSIAGISVTISWMGIALYQFMFRRKYIQAGGKAEDLKYKVPFYPIIPLICIIFCVSILVFLAFDPTQLAGLLIGIGFLLVSYLFYYFKNRKTDKVSSNNEIGA, via the coding sequence ATGGTAGAGCAAGAGGGTCAGAAGAATCAATTAAACCGGTCGATGAAGCGCCGTCATTTATTTATGCTATCTTTGGGTGGAGTAATAGGAACTGGACTGTTTTTAAACGCCGGCTACACGATCAATCAAGCGGGGGCAGGAGGGGCTTTAATCGGGTATTTATTCGGTGGAATCATTTTATATCTTGTCATGGTTTGCCTGGGGGAGCTTGCTGTGTACATGCCTGTTACAGGATCCTTCCAGACTTATGCCAGTAAATTCATTAGTCCTTCGGCTGGTTTCTCGTTAGGCTGGATGTATTTCATTGGGTCAGCCACCACAGCTGGAGTAGAATTTACGGCTGCCGGAATTTTGATGAAACGCTGGTTTCCGGATATCTCGGTATGGGTGTGGTGTGCCATATTCATCCTTCTTTTATTCGCACTCAATGCCTTAACAACAAGAGGCTTTGCTGAAGCGGAATATTGGTTTTCCGGCATTAAAGTGGTAGCTGTGATCTTCTTTATTATTATTGGCTTCAGTGCCATTCTGGGCATCATACCACTGGCGGACAGGCCGGCGCCATATATGGAACATTTAGCTCCTAAAGGCCTTTTCCCTGCTGGAATTGCCATCGTGTTTGTAACGATGATGAATGTTATCTTTTCCTATCAGGGATCTGAATTAATCGGGATTGCGGCCGGAGAGAGCGAGGAGCCTCAAAAGAATATTCCCCGTGCGATTCGAAATGTCCTATTTAGAATCATCATTTTTTATATTGCTTCTATTATTATATTATCCGCCATTTTTCCAACACAGGAGCTCGGCATATTAGAAAGCCCATTTGTAACCCTGATGGACCTGGCTGGGATTCCATTTGCCCCTGATATCATGAATTTTGTTATCTTAACCGCTATTTTATCAGTAGGAAACTCTTGTATCTATGCTTCGACCCGCTTACTTTGGGCGATGGCCCATGATGGAATGGCACCAAGAGTTTTTGGAAAACTCTCAAAACGAAAGGTTCCGTTCACTGCTCTGGTATTCACCATGATCTTTTCTCTTTTATCATTACTCACAAGCGTATTTGCAGCTGAAACCGTGTTTGTATTATTAATGTCCATTGCTGGTATTTCTGTCACCATCTCATGGATGGGAATCGCTCTCTATCAATTCATGTTCCGGCGCAAGTATATACAGGCAGGCGGAAAGGCAGAGGATCTAAAATACAAAGTCCCATTCTACCCAATCATCCCGCTGATTTGTATTATATTCTGTGTCTCGATCCTGGTATTCCTGGCCTTTGACCCAACTCAGCTGGCAGGACTGCTTATCGGAATAGGATTCCTGCTTGTCAGCTATCTATTCTATTACTTCAAAAATCGGAAAACTGATAAAGTTAGTTCTAATAATGAAATAGGTGCATGA
- a CDS encoding dimethylarginine dimethylaminohydrolase family protein, which translates to MLRESTTKSAQAAKMFHNTIVKRPGSTFINGLTTSDLGIPILEKALEQHDAYIEALKACGTEVTVLQSNDQFPDSTFVEDTAVLTAEFAVISNPGAEKRNGEIHEIEPAIKSFFDKIYYIKAPGTLDGGDILQIEDHFYIGISTRTNQGGAEQLKQILESEGYNATIVPLQKFFHLKTGIAYIGNQTIVVAGEFVDHPDFNSYQKIVVPPEEEYAANCIRVNDYIIIPSGYPHTKQKINEAGFQTIELDTSEFRKLDGGLSCLSLRF; encoded by the coding sequence ATGTTAAGAGAATCAACAACAAAATCAGCACAAGCTGCAAAAATGTTTCATAACACAATTGTAAAAAGACCCGGCTCAACTTTTATCAATGGATTAACAACATCTGACCTTGGAATACCTATTTTAGAAAAAGCATTAGAGCAGCATGATGCCTATATTGAAGCACTTAAAGCTTGCGGTACAGAAGTAACTGTCCTTCAAAGCAATGATCAATTTCCGGATTCTACGTTTGTAGAAGATACAGCTGTTTTAACTGCAGAGTTCGCAGTAATTTCCAACCCTGGTGCGGAAAAAAGAAATGGCGAAATTCACGAAATAGAGCCGGCAATCAAATCCTTCTTTGATAAGATCTACTATATTAAAGCACCTGGAACACTTGATGGCGGCGATATTTTACAAATCGAAGATCACTTTTACATTGGGATCTCTACCCGGACAAACCAGGGAGGCGCCGAACAGCTTAAGCAAATTTTAGAATCCGAAGGCTATAATGCAACCATCGTTCCATTACAAAAATTCTTCCACCTGAAAACCGGAATAGCATATATAGGCAATCAAACGATTGTCGTTGCTGGAGAATTTGTAGACCACCCGGATTTTAATTCCTATCAAAAAATTGTTGTTCCTCCGGAAGAGGAATATGCAGCAAACTGTATTCGCGTCAATGACTATATCATCATCCCGTCCGGATACCCGCATACAAAGCAAAAAATTAATGAAGCCGGCTTCCAGACGATTGAACTTGATACATCTGAGTTCCGTAAACTTGATGGCGGATTAAGCTGTTTGTCTCTTCGTTTTTAA
- a CDS encoding M20 family metallopeptidase → MTQLRWGTPDALRRLLCEVVSWKSMTLTDGERKFSCKVTEKLKELTYFRENPDHLGLHDADLGRRFVTALYKHPDATETIVLISHFDTVNTEEYGDLQEYAHLPEELTKLLHSRADELPEEARQDLLSGEFLFGRGTMDMKMGLVMHMGLLEKAAVEHWPINLILLTVPDEEVNSSGMRAAVQKLLELKEKHQLTYKLFLNGEPVFTQEPGDRNYYVYSGSIGKIMPAALFYGKETHVGEPLSGITAPYIASFLTQRMEWNLTLQETEMGEQTPLPVTLQQKDLRLEYSAQTPYRSAALYNVFLMKRNAGEIMDIFEKVALNAAHACNEAYKEICSERNVSPIGEVRVLRYEELEKHAVRKFGADFVAGIKDLVQKKAEWDDREKTIRIADALIIQCQELTPAIVLLYAPPYYPAVNSSEDKLVAECIEYVKQQGFEKFGLPVNQVHYFNGISDLSYVNYHDAGDGWIVFKENTPVWGSSYSIPFDEMTQLQAPVLNVGPFGKDAHKRTERLHIKSAFEEVPALVEGLVKMLAKKHLMVSGATS, encoded by the coding sequence ATGACACAGCTAAGGTGGGGAACCCCGGATGCATTGCGCAGGTTATTGTGTGAAGTAGTAAGCTGGAAAAGCATGACACTTACAGATGGAGAGCGTAAATTTTCTTGTAAGGTGACAGAGAAGCTCAAGGAGTTGACCTATTTTCGGGAGAATCCTGATCACCTGGGGCTCCATGATGCCGATTTGGGCCGTCGGTTTGTAACCGCTTTATATAAACACCCTGATGCCACAGAAACGATCGTGTTAATCAGCCATTTTGATACAGTAAATACCGAAGAATATGGCGATCTTCAGGAGTACGCGCATCTACCGGAGGAATTAACGAAATTGCTCCACTCCAGGGCAGATGAGCTGCCGGAAGAAGCCAGGCAGGATCTTCTCTCGGGAGAGTTCTTATTTGGCAGGGGCACGATGGATATGAAAATGGGGCTTGTCATGCATATGGGATTATTAGAAAAAGCTGCTGTTGAACATTGGCCTATTAATCTTATTTTGCTGACGGTTCCGGATGAAGAAGTGAACTCTTCCGGTATGCGTGCAGCGGTTCAGAAACTTTTAGAATTGAAGGAAAAACATCAGCTCACCTATAAGCTTTTCTTGAACGGGGAACCGGTGTTTACGCAGGAACCGGGTGACAGGAACTATTATGTGTACTCAGGCTCTATTGGTAAAATCATGCCTGCCGCTCTTTTTTATGGAAAAGAAACGCATGTGGGGGAGCCGCTTAGCGGCATTACAGCGCCTTATATTGCCTCGTTTTTAACACAAAGAATGGAGTGGAATTTAACACTGCAGGAAACGGAGATGGGAGAACAAACCCCGCTTCCGGTGACACTGCAGCAAAAGGATCTGCGTCTGGAGTATTCCGCGCAAACACCTTATCGTTCAGCGGCTTTGTACAATGTATTTTTAATGAAACGGAATGCCGGGGAAATCATGGATATTTTCGAAAAGGTAGCGCTAAATGCGGCTCACGCCTGCAACGAAGCCTATAAAGAAATCTGCAGTGAACGGAATGTATCTCCCATCGGAGAAGTGCGTGTGCTGCGCTATGAAGAACTGGAAAAGCATGCCGTTCGAAAATTTGGTGCAGATTTTGTTGCGGGCATCAAAGACTTGGTACAGAAAAAAGCGGAATGGGATGACCGGGAGAAAACTATCCGAATTGCTGATGCCTTAATCATTCAGTGCCAGGAGCTGACACCGGCAATCGTTCTGCTTTATGCACCGCCTTATTATCCGGCAGTCAATTCCTCTGAGGATAAGCTGGTCGCAGAATGCATTGAATATGTAAAACAACAAGGCTTTGAAAAGTTTGGACTGCCTGTTAACCAGGTTCACTATTTTAATGGGATTAGCGATTTGAGCTATGTCAATTATCATGATGCTGGTGACGGCTGGATCGTATTTAAAGAAAACACGCCGGTTTGGGGCAGCAGCTACAGCATTCCATTCGATGAAATGACACAGCTCCAGGCACCGGTACTAAATGTAGGTCCATTCGGAAAAGACGCCCACAAACGAACCGAACGCCTCCACATCAAAAGCGCCTTCGAAGAAGTACCCGCACTTGTAGAAGGGTTGGTAAAAATGCTGGCAAAAAAGCACCTAATGGTATCTGGCGCAACTAGCTGA
- a CDS encoding DMT family transporter encodes MIRTFYSVFSSGLGTVGTVAAGMLFWGETINLWKVFFVALMITGIIGLKVSQGEPKNMKGYGLGVDLIGLVFSSYCRLCQDWKCD; translated from the coding sequence ATGATTAGAACCTTTTATAGTGTTTTTAGTTCTGGATTAGGAACAGTGGGAACAGTCGCAGCCGGGATGCTTTTTTGGGGGGAGACTATTAATCTATGGAAAGTATTTTTTGTCGCGTTAATGATCACAGGGATTATTGGACTAAAAGTAAGTCAAGGGGAACCCAAAAACATGAAAGGTTACGGGCTAGGAGTTGATTTAATTGGATTGGTTTTTTCTTCTTATTGCCGGCTTTGCCAAGATTGGAAGTGTGATTAG